A single genomic interval of Zingiber officinale cultivar Zhangliang chromosome 4A, Zo_v1.1, whole genome shotgun sequence harbors:
- the LOC121969202 gene encoding 60S ribosomal protein L30, with translation MAPVKKTKKNAESINSRLALVMKSGKYTLGYKTVLKSLRGSKGKLIIIANNCPPLRKSEIEYYAMLAKVGVHHFNGNNVDLGTACGKYFRVCCLSIIDPGDSDIIKSIPGEQ, from the exons ATGGCGCCCGTCAAGAAGACG AAGAAGAACGCTGAGAGCATTAACAGTAGATTGGCTCTCGTTATGAAGAGCGGCAAGTACACTCTCGGATACAAGACGGTTCTCAAATCTCTCCGCGGCTCTAAAG GGAAATTGATCATAATTGCTAATAACTGCCCTCCACTGCGCAAGTCAGAAATTGAGTACTATGCAATGTTGGCAAAGGTTGGGGTTCACCATTTTAATGGGA ATAACGTTGATCTTGGAACAGCATGTGGCAAATATTTCCGTGTGTGCTGCCTCAGCATTATTGATCCTG GTGATTCGGACATCATCAAGAGCATCCCTGGCGAGCAATGA
- the LOC121969200 gene encoding transcription factor MYB60-like, which translates to MRQRSLCCDKVGIKKGPWTPEEDIILVAYIQKHGPGNWRSVPTNTGLMRCSKSCRLRWTNYLRPGIKRGNFTPREEGLIIHLQSMLGNKWAAIASYLPQRTDNDIKNYWNTHLKKKANQARNPGVSALPMTNLSSSAYASSAENISMLGPRKANPLPDQDYECQRIQEFTTFGPLKEPRSIALQGPTSTVVPLCDDGKQSLETEHNHPFTVLENWLLDEAEEQVDIAGLSTGLCVDGVY; encoded by the exons ATGAGACAGAG GTCTCTGTGTTGTGATAAGGTCGGCATCAAGAAGGGTCCTTGGACTCCTGAAGAAGACATCATACTTGTCGCCTACATCCAAAAACATGGCCCTGGGAATTGGAGATCAGTTCCTACCAACACTG GCTTGATGAGATGCAGCAAGAGTTGTAGGTTGAGATGGACTAATTACCTCAGACCGGGAATCAAGCGAGGGAATTTTACTCCACGTGAAGAAGGATTGATCATTCATCTTCAATCAATGCTTGGCAACAA GTGGGCAGCAATAGCTTCGTACCTTCCTCAAAGAACAGACAACGACATCAAGAACTACTGGAACACTCACCTGAAGAAAAAGGCCAATCAAGCTAGGAATCCTGGTGTCTCTGCTCTCCCCATGACTAACCTCAGCTCCTCGGCTTATGCTTCGAGCGCAGAGAACATCTCGATGCTTGGCCCCCGAAAAGCCAATCCCTTGCCAGATCAAGATTACGAGTGCCAGAGGATCCAAGAATTCACAACCTTTGGTCCATTGAAAGAGCCAAGAAGCATTGCATTGCAGGGACCAACCTCCACTGTAGTCCCACTTTGTGATGATGGAAAGCAGAGTTTAGAGACTGAACACAATCATCCTTTCACAGTGCTAGAGAATTGGCTTCTTGATGAGGCTGAAGAGCAGGTCGATATCGCGGGCCTATCGACCGGACTTTGCGTAGATGGAGTGTACTGA
- the LOC121969091 gene encoding calmodulin-like protein 2: MVDKMLISGLVNTLLVYHKNLFKTFILPFFKNIDGGEKETKNLERPRCHDLVLSADEIGVVVHRLGMPQSKKDEEGESNGVAVEGVMDVINELLEEKNASVEELRQAFRVFDMNEDGAISPGELWCLLRRLGLQEGLKLSTCEAMIRAFDEDGDGTINFKEFTCMMENSS, from the coding sequence ATGGTTGACAAAATGCTCATCTCAGGCCTTGTGAACACACTTCTTGTGTACCACAAAAACCTCTTCAAAACCTTcatcctccctttcttcaaaaatATCGATGGAGGAGAAAAAGAAACCAAGAACTTGGAGCGTCCGAGGTGCCATGACTTGGTACTCTCCGCCGATGAAATTGGAGTCGTGGTTCACCGACTCGGCATGCCACAGAGCAAAAAGGATGAGGAAGGAGAAAGCAATGGAGTAGCGGTTGAAGGAGTTATGGATGTGATCAATGAGCTACTTGAGGAGAAGAATGCGAGCGTGGAGGAATTGAGGCAGGCATTTCGGGTGTTTGACATGAATGAGGATGGGGCAATAAGCCCGGGCGAGCTGTGGTGCTTATTGCGGAGATTGGGACTGCAAGAAGGGCTCAAATTGAGCACTTGTGAAGCCATGATTCGAGCCTTTGATGAGGATGGAGATGGAACCATAAATTTTAAAGAGTTCACTTGCATGATGGAAAATTCCTCATAA